In one Ornithinimicrobium pratense genomic region, the following are encoded:
- a CDS encoding diacylglycerol/lipid kinase family protein, with product MRYAVAHGRRRRGPGGSSARVGEQAVVALRAGGHEVTEVVAGSLAQARSVCATLLADGIDVLVAVGGDGVVSMAADLCAGTSTAVAILPAGTGNDNARSLGIERGAGALEVLLADDRRTVDTLHLPELDRHVLSSVTSALDARISDRANRWPRILGATTYTLSALVEIALLRRQPPLNYVLTVDGTPLALETLVVVPVNMPYLGGGLHICPEADPADGLLDLVVIRPVPPRQAVHLLRAVRAGRLADHSAVTVTGAREVRIEGPADIVAQGDGEPLAPLPLTVQVAPSILQVVAPALT from the coding sequence ATGAGGTATGCCGTCGCCCACGGACGGCGCAGGAGGGGACCGGGTGGGTCCAGCGCCCGGGTGGGGGAGCAGGCCGTGGTCGCGCTGCGGGCCGGTGGACACGAGGTGACCGAGGTCGTCGCCGGGTCGCTGGCCCAGGCGCGGAGCGTCTGCGCCACGCTCCTGGCCGACGGGATCGACGTCCTGGTGGCGGTCGGAGGTGACGGCGTGGTGAGCATGGCCGCCGACCTGTGCGCCGGCACCTCGACGGCAGTCGCGATCCTGCCGGCGGGAACCGGAAACGACAACGCCCGCTCACTGGGCATCGAGCGCGGCGCGGGTGCCCTGGAGGTCCTGCTCGCGGATGACCGGCGCACGGTTGACACCCTGCACCTGCCCGAGCTCGACCGGCACGTGCTCTCCTCGGTCACCTCGGCCCTCGACGCCCGGATCTCCGACCGGGCCAACCGCTGGCCCCGGATCCTGGGCGCGACGACATACACCCTCTCGGCCCTGGTGGAGATCGCCCTGCTGCGCCGGCAGCCACCGCTGAACTACGTGCTCACCGTGGACGGCACGCCGCTGGCGCTGGAGACCCTGGTGGTCGTACCGGTCAACATGCCCTATCTCGGCGGTGGACTGCACATCTGCCCCGAGGCAGACCCGGCCGACGGGCTGCTGGACCTGGTGGTCATCCGACCGGTCCCGCCGCGTCAGGCGGTCCACCTGCTGCGCGCGGTCCGCGCCGGTCGGCTGGCCGACCACTCGGCGGTGACCGTCACCGGGGCCCGTGAGGTGCGCATCGAAGGGCCGGCCGACATCGTCGCCCAGGGGGACGGAGAGCCGCTGGCACCGCTGCCGCTGACCGTGCAGGTCGCGCCGTCGATCCTGCAGGTTGTCGCGCCTGCACTGACGTAG
- the tatC gene encoding twin-arginine translocase subunit TatC, giving the protein MSLAEHFRELRNRVVISVLAIGALSVLGWYWYDPIINFISAPVENVRDADGQRIVTLNFDSITGAFALQLRVSIFTGILAASPVWLWQTWAFLLPGLTPKEKRIALGYFFFAIPLFFAGAGMAAFTFPRLYAILLSFAPESFTNIMSAPDYLNVVLYFCLAFGLAFLLPVVLVALNQIGILPAQTMLKGWRITLFGILVFSAVMTPDPSAVSMLAMAAPVFLLYWCAVAVAFIMERLRGRRGDDPRDRYRDLTPDQATPLR; this is encoded by the coding sequence ATGTCGCTCGCCGAGCACTTCCGGGAGCTGCGCAACCGGGTGGTCATCTCGGTCCTGGCCATCGGGGCCCTCTCCGTGCTCGGGTGGTACTGGTACGACCCGATCATCAACTTCATCAGCGCCCCTGTGGAGAACGTGCGTGACGCCGACGGCCAGCGCATCGTCACCCTCAACTTCGACAGCATCACCGGTGCGTTCGCCCTGCAGCTGCGCGTCTCGATCTTCACCGGCATCCTGGCGGCCAGCCCGGTGTGGCTCTGGCAGACCTGGGCCTTCCTCCTGCCCGGCCTGACGCCCAAGGAGAAGAGGATCGCACTCGGCTACTTCTTCTTCGCCATCCCGCTGTTCTTCGCCGGGGCCGGCATGGCCGCCTTCACCTTCCCCCGCCTCTACGCGATCCTGCTCAGCTTCGCGCCGGAGAGCTTCACCAACATCATGAGCGCCCCGGACTACCTCAACGTGGTGCTCTACTTCTGCCTGGCCTTCGGGCTGGCCTTCCTGCTGCCGGTGGTGCTGGTGGCGCTCAACCAGATCGGCATCCTGCCCGCCCAGACGATGCTCAAGGGCTGGCGGATCACCCTCTTCGGCATCCTCGTCTTCTCCGCAGTGATGACGCCTGACCCGAGCGCAGTGAGCATGTTGGCGATGGCCGCGCCCGTGTTCCTGCTCTACTGGTGCGCGGTCGCGGTCGCCTTCATCATGGAGCGACTGCGGGGGCGGCGCGGGGACGACCCTCGCGACCGCTACCGAGATCTGACACCCGATCAGGCGACCCCGCTGCGATGA
- the tatA gene encoding Sec-independent protein translocase subunit TatA, which yields MGGIQFWHIVVLIVAFVLLFGWKNLPNAARSLGESMRVFKTEVDHMKDDSTARKDRGVVGGAPVDTPVAQGQVEDPYQDSAQEEYRRIQRHGSDGDTSAPRS from the coding sequence GTGGGTGGAATCCAGTTCTGGCACATCGTGGTCCTGATCGTCGCGTTCGTGCTCCTCTTCGGCTGGAAGAACCTGCCCAACGCCGCCCGATCCCTGGGTGAGTCGATGCGGGTCTTCAAGACCGAGGTGGACCACATGAAGGACGACAGCACCGCCCGCAAGGACCGCGGCGTCGTCGGGGGCGCGCCTGTGGACACCCCGGTCGCTCAGGGGCAGGTGGAGGACCCCTACCAAGACAGCGCCCAGGAGGAGTACCGCCGCATCCAGCGGCACGGCTCTGACGGCGACACCAGCGCCCCCCGCAGCTGA